A genomic window from Acinetobacter chinensis includes:
- a CDS encoding NAD(P)H-dependent oxidoreductase — protein sequence MMKKIVGIVGNFKLPSSTYRVVAEIAQQISQKLNMEFVIYNLSDLGPSFPMAQSANELNFEAKHIIEEIINSDILVVGVPTYNASFPGMFKHLFDLISPETLANKPVVLSATGGSERHSLMIDYQLRPLFNYFKTWVTNTSIYVTSNDCIHTQPTAVLQERIQQTIDELEHLIAMKD from the coding sequence ATGATGAAAAAAATTGTTGGTATTGTTGGTAATTTTAAACTCCCTTCCTCCACTTACCGTGTTGTTGCGGAAATCGCTCAGCAAATTTCACAGAAGTTAAATATGGAATTTGTGATTTATAATTTATCTGATCTGGGTCCATCTTTTCCGATGGCTCAATCAGCCAATGAATTGAATTTTGAGGCAAAACATATTATTGAGGAAATCATAAATTCCGATATTTTAGTGGTGGGCGTGCCAACTTATAATGCCAGTTTCCCCGGTATGTTTAAGCATTTATTTGACCTGATTTCTCCTGAAACACTGGCAAATAAACCCGTTGTATTATCTGCCACAGGTGGCTCGGAACGTCATTCTTTGATGATTGATTACCAATTGCGTCCTTTATTCAATTATTTCAAAACATGGGTGACCAATACATCAATTTACGTCACCTCAAATGATTGTATTCACACGCAACCGACTGCTGTTTTGCAAGAACGTATTCAACAAACGATAGATGAGTTAGAACATCTTATTGCCATGAAAGATTAA
- a CDS encoding NADH-dependent flavin oxidoreductase has protein sequence MSNYRFLSPITLPNGITIKNRVVLPPMTEQMSFEDGTITLEEIQYMQQRAGGVGLLITPVAYINKEGKGFEGQLGADDDDKIKGLSKLAHAIKARGAKAILQIFSAGRMTNSYITRGLQPVSASAVAAPRQGAETPRELSAAEVLNVIQDFAEATRRAILAGFDGVELHGANTYLLQQFFSPHSNRRTDEWGGSIEQRLNFPMTVIQEVMKIKQKFATPEFIVGYRLSPEEVEEPGISLDDTKYLVEKLQHTDLDYIHVSMGNVWRTSMRDQSNKQPIITQLKAVSTEKPIIAVGNIRTPQEAETVMQSGIDLVALGHQLIIDPNWVEKVMSRHEETIRYQLHVADLDDLGVKPPFLEFIREMPGFDILGLEDETKRKIDNVTYL, from the coding sequence ATGAGTAATTATCGTTTTCTATCACCGATTACTTTGCCAAATGGCATCACGATTAAAAATAGAGTTGTACTTCCACCAATGACAGAACAAATGTCTTTTGAGGATGGGACAATTACACTAGAAGAAATTCAGTATATGCAACAACGAGCGGGTGGCGTTGGCTTACTCATTACGCCCGTTGCTTATATTAATAAAGAAGGAAAGGGCTTTGAAGGGCAACTGGGTGCAGATGATGATGATAAAATTAAAGGATTATCAAAATTAGCACATGCCATTAAAGCACGTGGTGCTAAAGCCATTCTGCAAATTTTTAGTGCGGGCAGAATGACAAATTCATATATCACGCGTGGCTTGCAACCTGTCAGTGCCAGTGCTGTTGCAGCACCACGTCAAGGTGCAGAAACACCACGTGAATTAAGTGCAGCAGAAGTATTAAATGTAATTCAAGATTTTGCGGAAGCAACTCGTCGAGCAATTTTAGCGGGTTTTGATGGTGTTGAATTACACGGCGCAAATACCTATTTATTACAACAGTTTTTTTCACCGCATTCAAACCGTCGTACAGATGAATGGGGCGGCTCTATTGAACAGCGTTTAAATTTTCCAATGACGGTTATTCAAGAAGTGATGAAAATTAAACAAAAATTTGCCACGCCAGAATTTATTGTCGGCTATCGATTATCTCCTGAAGAAGTTGAAGAACCGGGTATTTCACTCGATGACACCAAGTACTTAGTGGAAAAATTACAGCATACAGATCTTGATTATATCCATGTTTCAATGGGCAATGTATGGCGTACTTCAATGCGTGATCAATCAAATAAACAGCCGATTATTACTCAACTTAAAGCGGTCAGTACCGAAAAACCAATCATTGCTGTTGGAAATATACGTACGCCTCAAGAAGCAGAAACCGTAATGCAAAGCGGTATTGATCTTGTTGCTTTGGGCCATCAGTTAATTATTGATCCAAATTGGGTTGAAAAAGTCATGTCTAGACATGAGGAAACGATTCGTTATCAATTACATGTGGCTGATTTAGATGATCTAGGTGTAAAACCACCTTTTTTAGAATTTATTCGTGAAATGCCAGGCTTTGACATTCTTGGATTGGAAGATGAAACCAAACGAAAAATTGATAATGTGACTTATCTTTAA
- a CDS encoding IS3-like element ISAba14 family transposase (programmed frameshift) → MARRPRRNHSNDFKAKVALAAIKAEKTLAELSAEFDVHQNQIIDWKNQLISASSQAFDQSKAPTEPPIDLKKLHAKIGEQALEIGFFRRCVEETGPLQPQKLIDDSLQISVSKQAKLLKVSRGCYYYRPKPVSASDLKLMRCIDELHMQYPFAGSRMMRDLLNRQGHHIGRRHTRTLMKKMGIQALYCKPNLSQANQAHRKYPYLLKGLAIQRSNQVWSTDITYIPMAKGFVYLCAVIDWHSRKVLAHRVSISMEVDFCISALNEAIEKYGRPEIFNTDQGSQFTSDAFIDVLKSNGIQISMDGKGRWVDNVMVERLWRSVKYEEVYLKAYSSVTDAKKQLSAYFEFYNLKRPHSSLDKMTPNEFYYDQLPQQNKVA, encoded by the exons ATGGCACGTAGACCAAGAAGAAATCATTCAAATGATTTTAAAGCTAAGGTAGCACTTGCTGCGATTAAAGCAGAAAAAACACTTGCTGAATTGAGTGCTGAGTTTGATGTTCATCAAAACCAAATTATTGACTGGAAAAATCAATTGATCTCAGCTTCCTCGCAAGCTTTCGATCAATCAAAAGCTCCAACAGAACCACCCATCGATCTAAAAAAACTACATGCAAAAATCGGTGAGCAGGCATTAGAAATTG GATTTTTTAGAAGGTGTGTTGAAGAAACTGGGCCGCTTCAACCACAAAAGTTAATCGACGACTCACTTCAGATTTCAGTATCTAAGCAAGCTAAGCTGCTGAAAGTCTCCCGTGGTTGTTATTACTATCGCCCAAAACCTGTGAGTGCATCAGATCTGAAGCTGATGCGATGTATTGATGAATTACATATGCAATATCCTTTTGCAGGCAGTCGTATGATGCGTGATTTGTTGAATCGTCAAGGACATCATATAGGACGACGTCATACACGTACTTTAATGAAGAAAATGGGTATTCAGGCGTTATATTGCAAACCAAATTTAAGCCAGGCTAATCAAGCTCACCGTAAATATCCATATCTGCTCAAAGGGTTGGCTATTCAGCGCAGTAATCAAGTGTGGTCTACGGATATAACGTATATCCCTATGGCAAAAGGCTTTGTTTATTTATGTGCTGTGATTGATTGGCATAGCCGCAAGGTACTTGCGCATAGGGTATCGATTAGTATGGAGGTGGATTTTTGTATTTCGGCTTTAAATGAAGCGATTGAAAAATATGGTCGACCTGAAATATTTAATACAGACCAAGGCAGCCAGTTTACCAGTGATGCATTTATTGATGTATTGAAATCAAATGGCATTCAAATCAGTATGGATGGTAAAGGTCGATGGGTAGATAATGTGATGGTTGAACGATTATGGCGGAGCGTTAAATATGAAGAGGTGTATCTCAAAGCTTATAGCAGTGTCACAGATGCGAAAAAGCAATTAAGTGCATATTTTGAGTTTTATAATTTGAAACGACCTCATTCGAGTCTAGACAAAATGACACCAAATGAGTTTTACTATGATCAGCTACCCCAACAAAACAAGGTGGCTTAA
- a CDS encoding helix-turn-helix domain-containing protein, translating to MAGFSATQFVLYYRVQLAQQFLAEGLTIADCAEKVGYQSVAAFTRAFQRVTQKNPSQFMKLQLS from the coding sequence ATTGCAGGGTTTTCAGCAACTCAGTTTGTTTTATATTACCGTGTGCAGCTTGCGCAACAGTTTTTAGCTGAAGGTTTAACAATTGCTGATTGTGCTGAAAAAGTCGGATACCAGTCTGTCGCGGCATTTACCCGTGCTTTTCAGCGTGTGACGCAAAAAAATCCCAGTCAGTTTATGAAACTTCAGCTTTCCTGA
- a CDS encoding DUF1826 domain-containing protein codes for MTVTFSNHRQIREVSTFSELVNSKFQGETNAICWHRNLHGDFNEITSKLELKENITEVSVEDLLALQLSENGHSAREIILQDIQLLSDFGASPSLNLLKCYERDDELDFISTDVYSYHVDRSLIETDTFLCTYHGAASDILPNDQVEQKILIPEIRNKLKELHDGSEAEFESFLKEYFFDLHYQPKPTAEPLNLGNGHLWRLAVDHPIQQVLPCIHRAPVETIGEYRLLLIC; via the coding sequence ATGACAGTTACATTTTCAAATCACCGACAGATCAGAGAGGTTTCAACTTTTTCAGAACTCGTAAATTCAAAATTTCAGGGTGAAACTAATGCCATTTGCTGGCATAGAAATCTTCATGGTGATTTTAATGAGATTACCAGTAAACTGGAGTTAAAAGAAAATATTACTGAAGTTTCAGTTGAAGATCTTTTAGCGCTGCAACTTTCTGAGAACGGTCATTCAGCTAGGGAAATTATTCTCCAGGATATTCAGCTGCTATCTGACTTTGGTGCATCTCCCTCCCTGAATCTTCTGAAATGCTATGAACGTGATGATGAACTGGATTTTATTTCAACGGACGTATATTCATATCATGTAGATCGTTCTCTCATAGAAACCGACACTTTTTTATGCACCTATCATGGAGCTGCAAGTGATATCCTGCCAAATGATCAGGTGGAGCAAAAAATTCTGATTCCAGAAATCAGAAACAAACTCAAAGAGCTGCATGATGGATCTGAAGCTGAATTTGAATCATTTTTGAAAGAATACTTCTTTGATCTGCACTATCAGCCCAAACCTACAGCCGAACCTTTAAATTTAGGTAATGGGCATCTGTGGCGTTTAGCTGTTGATCATCCGATACAACAGGTTTTACCCTGCATCCATCGCGCACCTGTTGAAACCATAGGTGAATATAGACTGCTTTTGATCTGTTAA
- a CDS encoding pirin family protein produces MFDMRLSHARGAAHHGWLQSKHTFSFADYWDPKQVGFSDLLVINDDTVAPSKGFGTHPHHNMEIISYVLEGALEHKDSMGTGSVIVPGDIQLMSAGHGVAHSEFNHSAQENVHFLQIWVVPDQVNTAPGYQQIHIAPEDKRGKFHLMISPEGGEKTLAIKQDINIYSGLFDGHETADFVIPEGRYVYLHVAKGSVDVNGKTFNTGDAARIREGGTLSFSQGNQAEILIFDMRPEEIPSMA; encoded by the coding sequence ATGTTTGATATGCGCTTATCTCATGCACGTGGTGCAGCTCATCATGGCTGGTTACAATCAAAACATACATTTTCATTTGCTGATTACTGGGACCCAAAACAGGTCGGTTTCTCTGACCTGCTGGTGATCAATGACGATACAGTAGCACCGTCAAAAGGCTTTGGTACACATCCACACCATAACATGGAAATTATTTCCTATGTGCTTGAAGGTGCTCTGGAGCATAAAGATTCCATGGGTACAGGTTCAGTTATTGTCCCTGGTGATATTCAGCTGATGAGTGCAGGTCATGGTGTTGCACACAGTGAGTTTAATCACTCTGCTCAGGAAAATGTACATTTCTTACAGATCTGGGTGGTGCCTGATCAAGTGAATACAGCACCGGGATATCAGCAGATTCATATTGCTCCTGAAGATAAACGCGGTAAATTTCATCTGATGATATCTCCTGAAGGTGGTGAAAAAACACTTGCCATTAAACAGGATATCAATATTTATTCAGGTCTGTTTGATGGCCATGAAACTGCGGATTTCGTCATTCCTGAAGGTCGCTATGTTTATTTACACGTAGCCAAAGGCAGTGTGGATGTAAATGGTAAAACATTTAATACAGGTGACGCTGCCCGTATCCGCGAAGGTGGTACGCTTTCCTTCAGTCAGGGTAATCAGGCAGAAATCCTGATTTTTGATATGCGCCCTGAAGAAATCCCAAGCATGGCTTAA
- a CDS encoding XRE family transcriptional regulator — MQRLRSEIERIGVSELARKAGVARNSLYNWSEKGNIPMDKLFLLAEYGVNVDYILNGQSQDATSSVMDEFGLIPVREDIEVSAGAGAFVGMEDSSAYCMAFRKDWLNSRGLKEKDLYVVFTRGDSMEPTISDQDSLLVNTAEKMPHDGHIYVIRSQDTLWVKRIQKLLNGSLLLISDNKIYPPMELNLNEASDVEIIGKVVSSSKNFY; from the coding sequence AGGCGTCAGTGAACTTGCTCGAAAGGCAGGAGTTGCAAGGAATTCACTCTATAACTGGAGCGAAAAAGGCAATATCCCCATGGATAAACTTTTTTTACTCGCAGAATATGGTGTGAATGTTGATTATATTCTGAATGGACAAAGTCAGGATGCGACCAGTTCTGTCATGGACGAATTTGGCTTGATTCCAGTCAGAGAGGATATAGAGGTATCTGCAGGTGCTGGTGCATTTGTGGGCATGGAAGACAGTTCTGCATACTGCATGGCTTTTAGAAAAGACTGGTTAAACAGCCGTGGACTGAAAGAAAAAGATTTATACGTCGTGTTTACCCGTGGCGACTCAATGGAACCTACCATCAGTGATCAGGATTCATTACTGGTCAATACTGCTGAAAAAATGCCTCATGATGGACATATTTATGTAATCCGGAGCCAGGATACGCTTTGGGTTAAACGGATTCAGAAATTGCTGAACGGCTCACTTTTACTGATTTCTGATAATAAAATCTATCCTCCAATGGAGCTGAACTTAAATGAAGCTTCAGATGTGGAAATTATTGGTAAAGTTGTCAGTTCGAGCAAAAACTTTTATTAA